A part of Gadus morhua chromosome 17, gadMor3.0, whole genome shotgun sequence genomic DNA contains:
- the znhit1 gene encoding zinc finger HIT domain-containing protein 1 isoform X2 has protein sequence MVLEKKVSARVESQRRVLDEATRQRRLSRQLDALEKDNFQDDPLSSLPPQGPTARLPAFSDTEDTGKKRRKTRGDHFKQRFRKNFTTLLEEENLSERAEPNYLSAAAPPSSLPPRSFCSACGFPSHYTCSSCGGRYCCTRCLLTHRETRCLKWTL, from the exons ATGGTGCTGGAAAAGAAAGTCTCCG CCCGTGTAGAGTCCCAGAGGCGGGTTCTAGACGAAGCCACCAGACAGCGGAGGCTGAGTCGCCAGTTGGATGCGCTAGAAAAGGATAATTTCCAGGACGACCCGCtgtcctccctgcctccccagGGTCCTACTGCCCGGCTCCCGGCCTTCAGCGACACAGAGGACACTG gcaagaagaggaggaagacgaggggaGATCACTTCAAACAGAGATTCAGGAAGAACTTCACTACTCTGCTAGAAGAGGAG AATCTATCTGAGAGGGCGGAGCCAAACTACCTGTCGGCAGCGGCTCCTCCctcgtccctccccccccgctccttctgCTCCGCCTGTGGCTTCCCGTCCCACTACACCTGCAGCTCCTGTGGAGGGCGATACTGCTGCACACGCtgcctgctcacacacagagagaccag aTGTTTGAAGTGGACTCTGTAA
- the gltpd2a gene encoding ceramide-1-phosphate transfer protein: protein MAIPRGRMRIGFLWLAAILVLLLLLSFFWLPQDGARDCQNSWHPCLPFFQTTDTQVEEAESSPKPSSQDCPGQSFQVWRLLLYLKASQAANQDVLLEPYLQSWEELIRFMESLGAIVGFFSQKVKDKVATIRELSLEHAKKNSGRSSQDAPQNGAYYSIGSMVEAELKAGVVSFSHPSQSGCRTVLRLHRSLRWLTLLMRGLTEGANEEGEYRTPGDLCREAYWVALAPYHPWYVRQAAELVFVSLPERALFLQLVCVESQEEATPILHTLIHTLEETHARTQHILQTHGLLELP from the exons ATGGCGATCCCCAGAGGAAGGATGCGGATTGGTTTCCTGTggctggcggccatcttggttctgctGCTTCTTCTCAGTTTCTTCTGGCTCC ctcaggATGGGGCGAGAGACTGTCAGAATTCTTGGCATCCATGTCTCCCTTTCTTCCAgacg ACTGACACACAGGTGGAAGAGGCGGAGTCATCCCCAAAGCCCAGCTCCCAGGACTGCCCTGGCCAATCATTTCAGGTCTGGCGTCTGCTGCTCTACTTGAAGGCCAGccaggcagccaatcaggacgTCCTGCTGGAACCCTACCTGCAGAGCTGGGAGGAGCTTATCAG gtttATGGAGTCACTCGGGGCGATTGTGGGGTTCTTCTCTCAGAAGGTGAAGGACAAGGTTGCCACGATACGGGAGCTGTCCCTAGAACATGCCAAAAAGAATTCTGGGAGAAGTAGTCAAGACGCTCCACAGAATGGG GCGTATTATTCTATTGGCTCCATGGTGGAGGCGGAGCTTAAGGCGGGTGTGGTCAGCTTCTCCCATCCCAGCCAATCGGGATGCAGGACGGTGCTGCGTCTCCATCGCTCCCTCCGATGGCTGACTCTGTTAATGAGGGGTCTCACCGAGGGAGCCAATGAGGAGGGAGAATACAGGACCCCTGGGGACCTGTGCag GGAGGCCTACTGGGTGGCCCTAGCCCCCTACCACCCCTGGTATGTGCGGCAGGCAGCAGAGCTGGTGTTCGTCTCCCTACCAGAGAGGGCGCTGTTCCTgcagctggtgtgtgtggagagCCAGGAGGAGGCCACGCCCATATTacacacgctcatacacacactggaggagacgcacgctcgcacacaaCATATCCTTCAAACGCACGGGTTGTTGGAGCTGCCCTGA
- the asgr1a gene encoding C-type lectin domain family 10 member A: MSTVFHDEPEATDSNTFWTNETKSTTLWTRRFGWPERVPFLPVLTAGVILTLIITLGVINTKTTGRVSSLEHTVTNLTSSIQSLTDSLNHTREAVKEVNRLRFSVETNKDQLTSVAAALQGLLVLETLQKTVAALKCTLDRISNNSSRVAVGAPCCELGWVLFSPRSARPGCYLFSTDSLSWDNARDRCVAQGGHLAILHTDEEWSFVTSRQMPVYHWIGLTDERTGKWEWVNQTPYTMDRRKWKPNQPDNWMGSRTTTEDCAHLHSNGQLNDLHCFERLRYICQAHAHRV; this comes from the exons ATGTCGACCGTATTCCATGATGAACCCGAAGCCACAGATAGCAACACATTCTGGACCAACG agaCTAAGAGCACCACGCTCTGGACCAGGAGGTTTGGTTGGCCGGAGAGGGTCCCCTTCTTACCTGTGCTGACTGCTGGTGTCATCCTGACTCTGATCATCACACTGGGAGTCATCA aCACTAAGACCACGGGCCGTGTGTCATCATTGGAGCACACGGTGACCAACTTGACGTCCAGCATCCAGTCCCTGACCGACTCTCTCAACCACACCAGAG AGGCAGTGAAGGAGGTGAATCGTCTGAGGTTTTCTGTGGAGACCAATAAGGACCAGCTGACCTCAG TGGCTGCTGCGTTGCAAGGTCTGCTTGTCCTGGAGACCCTTCAGAAGACGGTGGCCGCACTCAAGTGTACTCTAGACCGCATCTCTAACAACA GCAGCAGGGTGGCGGTGGGCGCGCCGTGCTGTGAGCTGGGCTGGGTGCTGTTCTCCCCCCGCTCCGCCCGGCCCGGCTGCTACCTCTTCTCCACAGACTCCCTGTCCTGGGACAACGCCCGGGACCGCTGCGTCGCCCAGGGGGGACACCTGGCTATCCTGCACACCGATGAGGaatgg AGCTTTGTAACCAGCAGGCAAATGCCGGTGTACCACTGGATCGGTCTGACGGACGAACGGACGGGGAAGTGGGAGTGGGTCAACCAGACGCCGTACACCATGGACCGACG GAAATGGAAACCGAATCAGCCTGACAACTGGATGGGGTCTCGAACAACCACAGAGGACTGTGCTCATCTCCATAGCAACGGTCAGCTTAATGACCTGCATTGCTTTGAACGACTACGCTACATCTGTCAGGCACACGCCCACCGTGTATAA
- the znhit1 gene encoding zinc finger HIT domain-containing protein 1 isoform X1 yields MVLEKKVSARVESQRRVLDEATRQRRLSRQLDALEKDNFQDDPLSSLPPQGPTARLPAFSDTEDTGKKRRKTRGDHFKQRFRKNFTTLLEEEVPNLSERAEPNYLSAAAPPSSLPPRSFCSACGFPSHYTCSSCGGRYCCTRCLLTHRETRCLKWTL; encoded by the exons ATGGTGCTGGAAAAGAAAGTCTCCG CCCGTGTAGAGTCCCAGAGGCGGGTTCTAGACGAAGCCACCAGACAGCGGAGGCTGAGTCGCCAGTTGGATGCGCTAGAAAAGGATAATTTCCAGGACGACCCGCtgtcctccctgcctccccagGGTCCTACTGCCCGGCTCCCGGCCTTCAGCGACACAGAGGACACTG gcaagaagaggaggaagacgaggggaGATCACTTCAAACAGAGATTCAGGAAGAACTTCACTACTCTGCTAGAAGAGGAGGTAcct AATCTATCTGAGAGGGCGGAGCCAAACTACCTGTCGGCAGCGGCTCCTCCctcgtccctccccccccgctccttctgCTCCGCCTGTGGCTTCCCGTCCCACTACACCTGCAGCTCCTGTGGAGGGCGATACTGCTGCACACGCtgcctgctcacacacagagagaccag aTGTTTGAAGTGGACTCTGTAA
- the LOC115529839 gene encoding LOW QUALITY PROTEIN: RPA-related protein RADX (The sequence of the model RefSeq protein was modified relative to this genomic sequence to represent the inferred CDS: inserted 2 bases in 1 codon): protein MGPSGCALRRTLVRCRPVTSRPGTAEQGGVPCCPVVCRQPLVVLQVHRYGRDPHSSLLLPQGVLSGDDLYDLTVTDGDCRLCVTLEPVLNRLVERNTLHVGSRLRHASFSLPLHQGEGPRDPGSANHVERLVSVSVCEEEEEEEEEDEAVDDEDCQQLPWFSFSPEIRPPAGGVIPLLANRSSFLPLWNNRDYIGSVWQSSAHTSEVDTSSAPASGVDPSHALTGGEEEEAVCAAVCPRVTVRELREEFFSGRHGIGGVVKRLLVVRIINRAHLMYFGKPDRKCECPYKVVLEVCDRSATVCVVLWNTVCLDWYRTLRPGQTLALNHYRVKASYTQQSDIEVSVNSRNPAAQLRLLPESSVPVERRPPSPSYTFCSGEELLEVPHGNLCDVIGLVTFVGRTERIRNKDGQGAELLQYRWLSLEDGTSDRPIMVKLFSTSQPEVHDNLFPMCVVVCTRLKVIRDRCYYLTNSTYTQVYCTGQGHHSEMPYRRLRPVHLFLQWLRTQTDQDVLRRALIGGYFIYPPPPVSMEADMRDRRVQPCLVKGAELKREVESLCYRERRTLCLQATVTMVMYACRGKEDSCLVWSANQFPCSPPPSPSSSLSSPLRSSSPICSSPLSSSLVSSPLHSSYPVSSPLLFSSHLSSPLLSSSCLPSTLSPPRPSRVSFLKRKHQTASGEQKLKRPLLTSEQENRTAVLWEASMEFLARTEADEDDEADEENSVFTASISSFLSGIAMETLPLRYSPAHKERLAASAAMQSGDRGRCFKRRGAEFISPIDSYYVLSLRVLSDSVSVDAVFLPXSSPPLLPPPPLCHSNTWLSILAHGSFSSHAPPPSPGDLINMAGQLSNQRLLCVLEACHLGGAKTELVLSRAFPL, encoded by the exons GGTGGCGTCCCCTGCTGCCCGGTCGTATGTCGGCAGCCCCTTGTGGTGCTCCAGGTCCACCGCTACGGAAGAGATCCCcactcctccctactcctcccccaGGGGGTCCTGTCTG GCGACGACCTCTACGACCTGACGGTAACCGATGGCGACTGCCGGCTGTGCGTGACGCTTGAGCCAGTCCTCAACAGGTTGGTGGAGAGAAACACCCTCCACGTTGGGTCCAGGTTAAGGCACGCCTCCTTCTCGCTGCCCCTtcaccagggggaggggccaaggGACCCGGGCTCAGCCAATCACGTGGAGAG GCTggtgagtgtttctgtgtgtgaggaggaggaggaggaagaggaggaggacgaggcagTGGATGATGAAGACTGTCAGCAGCTACCATGGTTCAGCTTCTCTCCAGAGATCCGCCCACCAGCAG GGGGTGTGATCCCGCTGCTGGCCAATAGGAGCAGCTTCCTGCCGCTGTGGAACAACCGAGACTACATTGGCTCTGTGTGGCAAAGCTCCGCCCACACATCTGAGGTAGACACAAGCTCCGCCCCCGCATCCGGCGTAGACCCAAGTCATGCCCTCACCggaggcgaggaagaggagg ctgtgtgtgcagctgtgtgTCCCAGGGTGACGGTCCGTGAGCTCAGGGAAGAATTTTTCTCTGGTCGCCATGGCATTGGGGGTGTAGTCAAACGGCTCCTTGTCGTACGCATCATCAACCGGGCTCACCTGATGTATTTTGGCAAACCAGACCGGAAGTGTGAATGTCCTTATAAG gtggtgttggaggtgtgtGACCGCTCGGCAACAGTGTGTGTTGTCCTTTGGAACACCGTGTGTCTGGACTGGTACAGAACCCTGAGACCTGGACAAACACTTGCACTTAATCACTACAGAGTCAAGGCCAGCTACACACAACAGTCGGACATAG agGTCAGTGTAAATAGCAGGAATCCTGCGGCTCAGCTGCGTCTTCTCCCAGAATCCTCTGTTCCTGTAGAACgccgcccccccagcccctcgtATACCTTCTGCAGcgg GGAGGAGCTTTTGGAAGTTCCCCATGGCAACCTGTGTGATGTCATTGGCCTGGTGACATTCGTTGGGCGAACTGAGCGAATAAgaaacaaag ATGGACAGGGGGCGGAGCTACTGCAGTATAGATGGCTCTCACTGGAGGATGGAACAAGTGATCGGCCAATCATGGTGAAGCTTTTCTCCACGTCCCAACCTGAGGTCCACGACAATCTGTTTCCTA tgtgtgtggtcgtgtgcaCAAGGCTGAAGGTGATCAGAGACAGGTGTTACTACCTGACCaacagcacatacacacaggtgtaCTGCACAg gtcaaGGTCACCATTCAGAGATGCCCTACCGCAGGCTCCGCCCAGTCCATCTCTTCCTCCAATGGCTTCGGACTCAGACAGACCAGGATGTTCTGAGGagggctctgattggtggaTACTTCAtctaccctcctcctccggtcTCCATGGAAGCAGACATGAGGGacaggagag tgCAGCCATGTTTAGTGAAGGGGGCGGAGCTCAAGAGAGAGGTGGAGTCTCTGTGCTACCGCGAGCGACGTACACTCTGTCTCCAGGCAACAGTTACCATGGTGATGTACGCCTGCAGAGGAAAG gAAGACTCGTGTCTTGTATGGAGTGCTAACCAATTTCCGTgctcgccccctccctctccgtcctcctctctctcctctcctcttcgctcctcctctcctatctgctcttcccctctctcctcctctctcgtctcctctcctctccactcctcctatcctgtctcgtctcctctccttttctcctctcatctctcctctcctctgctttcctccTCTTGCCTTCCCTCTACCCTTTCCCCTCCTCGCCCCTCCAGAGTAag ttttTTAAAGCGTAAACATCAAACAGCTTCTGGAGAGCAGAAGTTGAAGAG GCCGCTGCTGACCTCAGAACAAGAAAATAGGACAg ctgtccTCTGGGAAGCGTCCATGGAGTTCTTGGCCAGAACGGAAGCTGATGAAGACGATGAGGCTGACGAAGAGAATAGCGTCTTCACTGcatccatctcctccttcttatCTGGGATCGCCATGGAAACCCTCCCCCTGCGGTACAGCCCAGCCCACAAGGAGCGCCTGGCCGCTAGCGCGGCGATGCAGTCAGGAGATAGGGGGCGGTGCTTCAAGAGACGAGGGGCGGAGTTTATCTCCCCTATAGACAGTTACTATGTCCTGTCACTCAGag tgctGTCCGACAGTGTGTCAGTGGATGctgtcttcctccc ctcctccccccccctcctcccccctcccccactctgtcACTCCAACACCTGGCTCTCCATCCTCGCCCATGGATCCTTCTCCTCACAcgcccctcccccatccccag GTGACCTCATCAACATGGCAGGCCAGCTGTCCAATCAGAGGCTCCTCTGTGTTCTGGAGGCGTGTCATCTGGGAGGAGCCAAGACAGAACTGGTGCTGAGCAGAGCTTTCCCATTATAA